One genomic segment of Sparus aurata chromosome 24, fSpaAur1.1, whole genome shotgun sequence includes these proteins:
- the timmdc1 gene encoding complex I assembly factor TIMMDC1, mitochondrial yields MHPEQPRTGLALQRRQADSAPRGVLSTGLLQGLIQSVRPPSFCFVLPRVHAADVAAAQPAQMPSSSSSSSSTSPAPEPILSPSTMPSNLGRPEFPDTGWDRIKDLFEKDVTQRYPEELTNVIKSGIVAAVAGMIYGGMPAARHARQRYIHISQAEMYTSRADAVRSAHNAAIRGFVRYGWRWSWRVAAFVALFNSVSTGLSVYRDKYVLSHYAAAGAVTGGLFRLNLGLRGLVAGSIIGAVLGIPTGALIISMQSLTGEAVGEKRRRERRELYELRLAEWTARLQLTDELIGDLNVNSQPEELQKDIQRIQELLSLPKNEDVTQDSSSQ; encoded by the exons ATGCATCCAGAGCAGCCCAGAACGGGCCTCGCCCTGCAGAGACGTCAGGCGGACTCAGCCCCTCGGGGCGTGTTGAGCACCGGCCTACTGCAGGGCCTCATCCAGAGCGTCAGGCCTCCTTCCTTCTGCTTCGTGCTCCCCAGGGTCCATGCAGCTGATGTGGCTGCTGCCCAGCCTGCACAGAtgccctcctcttcctcctcctcctcctccaccagtcCTGCTCCTGAGCCCATCCTCTCTCCCAGCACCATGCCAAGCAACTTGGGCAGGCCAGAATTCCCAGACACAGGATGGGACCGCATCAAGGACCTCTTTGAGAAAGA TGTGACACAGAGGTACCCAGAGGAGCTGACCAATGTGATAAAGAGCGGCATTGTTGCTGCAGTCGCAGGCATGATCTACGGAGGCATGCCAGCCGCTCGCCACGCTAGGCAGAGGTACATCCACATCAGCCAGGCGGAAATGTATACCAGCCGAGCGGATGCAGTG CGCTCGGCCCATAATGCAGCAATCCGCGGTTTCGTGAGGTATGGAtggaggtggagctggagagTGGCTGCTTTTGTCGCTTTGTTCAA TTCTGTCAGCACAGGGCTCTCTGTGTACCGAGACAAGTATGTCCTCAGCCATTACGCTGCAGCTGGAG CTGTGACTGGAGGCCTTTTTCGACTGAACCTGGGCCTGCGAGGGCTGGTGGCGGGGTCAATCATCGGCGCAGTACTGGG GATTCCCACGGGGGCTTTGATCATCAGCATGCAGTCTCTGACAGGAGAAGCTGtcggagagaagaggaggagagagcgcAGGGAACTCTATGAGCTCAGACTTGCAGAATG GACGGCTCGCCTGCAGCTGACGGATGAGTTGATTGGAGATCTGAACGTGAACTCTCAGCCGGAGGAACTCCAGAAGGACATACAGAGGATCCAAGAACTGCTCAGTTTACCAAAGAATGAGGATGTCACTCAGGACTCAAGCAGCCAATGA
- the poglut1 gene encoding protein O-glucosyltransferase 1 has product MERFCPWRFLILLQVWYLCLVSASGNQWKTFKDQISDAVKSYTPCNAANCSCHLSVLQHDLQPFRGKISEDVMAATLERGVGTHYQIIGHKLYREHNCMFPARCSGVEHFILEVIDRLPDLEMVVNVRDYPQVPTWVQPTLPVFSFSKTADYQDIMYPAWTFWEGGPAVWPIYPTGLGRWDLMRDDLKKSAAQWPWKKKESRGFFRGSRTSPERDPLIVLSREAPDLVDAEYTKNQAWKSERDTLGRPPAKEIPLVNHCKYKYLFNFRGVAASFRFKHLFLCGSLVFHVGDEWQEFFYPQLKPWVHYIPVKQDLSDVRELLQFVKENDAIAQEIATRGNEFILNHLRMQDVSCYWERLLTEFSRLLTYKPKLKNNYNQIVHKASKTEL; this is encoded by the exons ATGGAGCGATTTTGTCCGTGGAGGTTTTTAATACTGCTGCAAGTGTGGTATTTATGTCTGGTCTCCGCGTCAG GGAATCAGTGGAAGACATTTAAAGACCAGATTTCGGATGCTGTTAAAAGCTACACCCCATGCAACGCTGCAAACTGCAGCTGCCATCTGAG TGTCCTACAACATGACTTGCAGCCATTCAGAGGGAAAATCTCCGAAGATGTCATGGCAGCGACTCTGGAAAGAGGAGTGGGCACCCATTACCAGATCATTGGACACAAGTTGTACAGGGAGCACAACTGTATGTTTCCCGCCAG gTGCAGCGGGGTGGAGCATTTCATCCTGGAGGTGATCGACAGGTTACCTGACTTGGAGATGGTTGTAAATGTCAGGGATTACCCTCAAGTCCCCACCTGGGTGCAGCCGACGCTGCCTGTCTTCTCTTTCAGTAAG ACGGCAGACTACCAGGACATCATGTACCCTGCATGGACGTTTTGGGAGGGTGGGCCTGCTGTGTGGCCGATATACCCCACTGGACTGGGACGATGGGATTTGATGAGGGATGACCTTAAAAA GTCTGCAGCACAGTGGCCGTGGAAGAAGAAGGAGTCCAGAGGATTCTTTAGAGGCTCCAG AACCAGTCCAGAGCGCGACCCTCTGATTGTTCTGTCAAGAGAAGCTCCAGACCTAGTGGATGCAGAGTACACAAAGAACCAGGCCTGGAAGTCTGAGAGG GACACACTAGGGAGACCCCCGGCTAAAGAAATTCCACTTGTCAATCACTGCAAGTACAA ATATTTATTCAACTTCCGCGGTGTGGCTGCCAGTTTCCGCTTCAAACACCTCTTTCTCTGCGGCTCCCTGGTGTTTCACGTGGGCGATGAGTGGCAGGAGTTTTTTTACCCTCAGCTCAAGCCCTGGGTGCACTACATCCCAGTCAAGCAGGATCTCTCTGATGTCAG AGAACTACtacagtttgtcaaagagaATGACGCCATTGCACAGGAGATTGCCACAAG GGGTAATGAATTCATCCTCAACCACCTGCGGATGCAAGATGTTTCCTGCTACTGGGAGAGACTCCTCACCGAGTTTAGCCGCCTTCTCACCTACAAACCCAAACTAAAGAACAACTACAACCAGATTGTTCACAAAGCCAGCAAGACGGAGCTATAG